The Brassica napus cultivar Da-Ae chromosome C7, Da-Ae, whole genome shotgun sequence genomic interval TGAACCTTTTTTTTGTTGCGGGCAGGACATAACGTTACCTGACCGCAAATCAATCTCAGAAGACAAGCAATTCAATGATCGTTTTGACAAGTTTTGGAAAACTTCGATTTACCACTTAGGAGATGGAGTTTCAAAGAAAGGTATCTATTATACAAAACATACATAAACTCTCTTATTAGACtttgatttttaatgttttcttttttttggtattcAGAGAGTGAGAGTTTAGATATTGAGAGGTTTTCAGACACGTTGaagccaaagaagaagaagtctcaTGAGAGGGGATCTTTCTATGACTATCTTGTTCTTAGACCTGATAACTTCCCTAAAGAACTTCTTGGAGGTTTCGAACTAATCATCTTGTAAAtttagtttcatctttttaaagTTACTGTTTTGATCATATGCTGCAATCTCGCAGATACTCCAAGAGAACGGCCTGTGAAGAGAGCTAAATGGACTCAAGACGCAGGTAATTGacattgttctttttttttttattagtttcaaCAATGTTATACAACTCAAAAGAAACTCAAAGTTTATGCTCTGTTTTTGTAGATCTGCACAAGTTGGAGGTTTTGGAGAAGCTTGGAGCAAAGCTTAAGGTATAACAAAATACAGTTTTAAGGAGCCCACAAGTCTTTACAtgcatgtttgattttttttttttggtttataggCTGAAAGGAaggaagagaaaggagaaggtgatgatgaagctgaggaATCTGAGGGAGAAGATTCTGATAACGGAGATTATGATAaggttcttctctctttttttttcttcttctaaactAATTGGTGAAAGATGAACATGTCACTATTCTGGCTCTGAAGATTAGTTAAACtttcttcttttatgttttgtagACTAAAGactttgatgatgatgacgacgatTATAACAAGCCGGAGGATAATGATAGTAAGCATCATCTTTACACACGATTATATACTTGCAAACTTAGAGAGATGATTCTAACTTTGTTTTTCGTTTTCTGTCAACAGATGAAGAAGAGTATTAAAGCTAATTGTCCCCATGTTTTAGTCCAAGAACTTGAGCATTCACCTATTTTCCCTCTCTTGATTCCCTCTTTAAACTTCTATGATCAAAAGCTaattcaaatatcaaaatacGGAGTAATGCATATATTAGTTAACATTTAATGTCGACCAAGACCCGTATGGGGATGATTAAGTGAAAACATGAACAAGCTTAACATCGCAAACTTAGGTTCGAAATCAAAATTCCTTTTCCACGTGTTGTCATGAAACTGATACGGTTTATCGTTCCCAAGTTAGCTATCGGGCTTTGCAACTCTTCTTTTActtccaaaaaatattattggaaacttgaattttattagGAAGGATGTTTTAAGCTCAAAGAAGACATCATTTTAATGAAGTACGAGCTAAAACTTGAGGAgtctatatattttttccttctAGAAAACGGCTATAGAAGTCCAAGGCTTCATGAGGTTTGTATTCAGGAACGGTATGCCCTGAAccctacaaaacaaaacattcaaACATCAAAAGCGCATAACAAAAGCAACAAATTCAtctgtaaaatacaaaaaaaaaaaaaaagagggggATTTTTTTACCTTAATAGTTGCAAATGTAAGATTGTTGGCATACCCTTGTGTAAACCTATCGTACCAAATTATTGTAGAAATAGTGAACTGAGAAACAAAtcattagagagagagagagagataaaacaATTACCCAGCGACCATGCCATTTGAGATCCATGCCCTCCATTCATCGACCACCTTGTATCCCATTGACTTAGTCCATGCTTCAGAGCCGGTATATGGCACACACATGTCATGATCTCCGCTgcacatattaaaatatttttcactgGGTTTACTACTCgttaaaacatgtagaaacaaTGAGAAAGCAAAGAAGATTATCGCGTGTTTGATCCAGAACAACACCATTGGACCATGCCACCTTGGTTTCTAGACATTTTCTGTAGTCTTACTTGTacggttaatatatatatgtacctgAAAATTAGAGCACGATAGCCACTAAGAGTGAGGTTTCTATGAAATTCTATCATGCTTCCAGCATCATGAGTGTAATCGAGGTTGTTTGTGCACAATTGCCATCTTCCAATCTCGCTTTCCTATCAACGTTTCAGACATAACTTTTAGatgtcaaaatattttatggcaaaaagaagagagaacatGTATGATGGATGATATAAAGACCTCTTTAGCATGAACCGCCTTCCTTACTGCAGGATCGTTCAGCCATGCCGTTGCAACTCTATCATCCTGCATCCATACCAAGTTCCTTacattttaattatgtcgtggagaaatacatatatatgagAAGGAATGTAGCACAAGCTTATATTTGTGTATAATGATCAAAGATCCTTTAATACAAATGGATAAACCTAATTGTACATATGTAAATTTGTGTGTAAACAAgtgataattttaattataattttctcAAGCGGCAATAGCAAATATACTT includes:
- the LOC106405861 gene encoding uncharacterized protein LOC106405861; its protein translation is MAYRGRGRGRGRGGFGVEYAKAEPFVIFPDITLPDRKSISEDKQFNDRFDKFWKTSIYHLGDGVSKKESESLDIERFSDTLKPKKKKSHERGSFYDYLVLRPDNFPKELLGDTPRERPVKRAKWTQDADLHKLEVLEKLGAKLKAERKEEKGEGDDEAEESEGEDSDNGDYDKMKKSIKANCPHVLVQELEHSPIFPLLIPSLNFYDQKLIQISKYGVMHILVNI